TCCAACAAGCCAAATGAGGAACTCGGATTCTCTTCCTAGAGATGATCATGCGGTATCTCAAAGATCAGCTACCTCTCGACCAAGTTATCCGGAAAGAAGACCTTACCATGACTATGCGCGACACCAATCATCTTATGACTCAAGAGCTGTAGGAAGAGCTCAGGACAGGAGGCCTACATTTGAGAGAAGAGAGCTAAGAGACCGTTCCTCCACCCACTCTTCGAGAGAATACCACCTTCATGGGGATCGTCCTCAATATTCTCAGTCCTCAAGGACCCCTCCCCCGAATCCAGCCAGGGAGCCTATGGAACTACCGGTTATTCCGGAACGTGGTGAGATTAACAGCCACTCCTCAGAGCGACGATCAGCGCTGGAGAGAATTGAGCGCCCCCATCAGGAATCCCAGAGGTCTGGTGGCCTCTCCACCTCATTGATAGCACGGCTGCAAGATGTTGAGGTCAACTATGAGCAAGGAGACCTTCGTAATAAATTTAATGAAGGAAGTGCTGGTAGCAAACATAACCAGTCACCGGCTAGGGATCACCCTGTGTCTGGTCAGAGAGTCCCTGCTACACTGCGAATTGGCTCTCCTGTAGGCACTAAAACCAAAACTAATCAAGCATCCTCAAGTAAAAAGAAAGCTGCAAGCAAAGCATCGGCAAAGAAAGGAACCAGTGCTAATCCAGCAGCTCAAGGGAAGAGAGCAACCAGAGCAAAAGTGAATAGAAGTCCCCTCCAAAGTACGCGCCTTTCGAAACAGATGACAGCTCGCTCCACTAATCCGCCCCGCAAGAAATTATGTGTGGAAAGGAGTGGGAATGAAGACTTACCTGATCCTCAAGCGCAAGAACCCCCAACAATAGTGCAAGTCCCAGCAACAAGGAAGCGAAGGGCGGATTTTCGGCCCCCGCAAAACCCGATTCCTTAGCTCTAGCCTGCTGGAACTGTCAAGGTTTGGGAGGTGACTTGACAGTTCCAAGAATCCGGGAAATAAAAAAGACCCTAAACCCGAATAGTCTCTTCCTAATGGAGACCAAAAATCAAGATGAGTTTGTGCTTTCTGAGCTCCAGAGTCTCCGATATGATGACCACCTCACAGTCCCACCAATTGGCATCAGTGGAGGCTTGGCACTCTTCTAGAAAGCAGACATTGACATCAGTATACTTGAAGCGACCCCACACTTCATTGACACCAAACTGAAggtaaaaaatattgagtttcatGTCACTTTTATATATGGGATGCCTCAACAAGAAAATAGAGCTGCGTTTTGGGAATCCATTTCCCAGCTTGGGCGAGACAGAGATACTGCCTGGCTTCTTTCAGGGGACTTTAATGACATCTTAGACAATGTGGAGAAGGTCGGGGGACCAGAGAGATGTGAGGGTTCTTTTATCCCCTTTCGAAGCTTTGTGTCGGAAAATGGCTTGTGGGATGTGAAGCATGTAGGCAACCCCCTTTCGTGGAGGGGGCAACAATGTACACACTTCATCCGAGCCAGGTTGGACCGTGCATTAGCAAATTGTGCTTGGTTTGATATGTTCCCTGCTGGCCGCTGTGATTACCTCCGTTTTGAGGGTTCTGACCATAGACCTCTGGTGACCTACTTGGATTCATCCAAGCCTAAGAGGAGGCGCTTGTTCAGGTACGACCGAAACATCAAGGATATGCCAGAGGCACGCAAAGTGATAGAAGAAGCCTGGCAGAAAGATGTACTTAAGCAGGTGGAAAATAAGATAAAGCGTTGTTGTGAGGAACTAATCAAATGGTTTAAAACCAAGAAGGAGAATAGTGCAAAAGCTATTATTGATCTCCAGTCTATATTGGAGGAGCATCTTTCCTGTGGAAACCCATACCCGAAAATCATCAGGGAGCTCTCCCTAGCCCTCAGCAAAGCATACAAGGAGGAGGAATTGTACTGGCGTCAAAGAAGTAGGGTGCAATGGTTACAAGGAGGAGACAGGAACAGCGCCTACTTCCATGCTGTAACTAAACGAAGGAGATCCTATAATCGCCTAACCACCATTGAAGATGAAGTCGGCATACCTTTTCATGAGGAGACTGAGATCGGTAAAGTCTTTGAAGACTACTATACCAAACTCTTTACATCTAATGGCGCTGGTGGTCTGGGGGCTGTTGAAGAATCCATCTCAAGGCGTATTTCCCCGGAGACCAATCAAATACTCACGGCGATCCCAACGGATACGGAGATTCTCTGCGCAGTGAAGCAAATCAACACTGATAAGGCGCCAGGACCAGACGGTTTCTCTGCAGGGTTCTATCATTCCTTTTGGGAAGTGATAGGGGAGGACATCTGTAGGGAGGTGCGGGACTTTTTCCTGACTGGAAAAATGGATCCAAAAATCAATGAAACGCATATTTGTCTACTCCCTAAGGTCCCTGGTGCAAAGAGCCCCTCAGAGTTCCGTCCCATAGCGCTCTGCAATGTGCGCTACAAGATCATAGCAAAGATACTAACCCTTCGTCTCCAGAAGTTCCTTGATCACATCGTGTCCAAGCAGCAATCAGCTTTTGTCCCGGGGCGTGCTATTACGGACAACATCCTTATCACTCACGAGAACCTGCACTATCTAAAGTTTTCTGAAGCCTCAAAGAGATGCTCCATGGTGATCAAAACCGACATGAGCAAAGCGTACGACAGAATTGAGTGGACTTTCCTAGCCAAAGTCCTCGACCAGCTAGGCTTTGACTCGGTGTGGGTGAATTGGGTGATGGAATGTGTCTCCACTGTTTCGTATGCATACCTCATCAATGGTGCGCCGTTTGGTAAAGTTCAACCGAACAGAGGGCTACGGCAAGGAGACCCGCTGTCCCCGTACCTGTTCATTCTGTGTGTTGAGGTACTCACGGGACTGTGCCTGAAGGAACAACAAAATGGGCAACTGAAGGGACTACAAGTGGCTCGAAGAAGCCCTTTCATCAACCATTTATTGTTCGCGGATGATACAGTCTTTTTCAGTAGTACCAATGTGAAGAGCTGTACCTCTCTAATGAGGATTCTAAAGAGATACGAGAACTGCTCAGGGCAGTGCATAAACCTGAACAAGTCAACAATATCCTTCTCCTCGAAAACGCCAGAGTCGATCATGCGTAGAGTTAAAACCTTTATTGGCATAGAGAAGGAAGGTGGCATGGGCAAATACCTAGGGTTACCTAAGAATTTTGGACGCAAGAAGAGGGATGTTTTTACAGGACTGGTGGACAAGATACGCCAACGCTCCCAAGCATGGCCGATGAAGTTCCTATCGGGTGCGGGAAAGCATGTGATGCTGCAAACAGTCCTATCAACTCTCCCCAACTTCTCCATGCAAAGCTTCAAAATCCCCAAGTCAGTCTGTAAGCGCATCCAATCAATCTTGACAAGATTTTGGTGGGATAGTGCACCTGATAAACGGAAGATGGCGTGGGTTTCATGGGATCGAATGGCAACGCCAAAATGTGTGGGGGGCCTAGGCTTTAAGAATATTGAATCGTTCAATGATGTCCTCCTAGCTACATTGGGATGGCGCATCATGAACAACCCCGAAGCTTTACTGTCCCAAGTGCTGAAAGGAAAGTATTTCTCAGAATGCTCCTTTATGGAGAGCACCCCTAAACAGGCGGCGTCACATGGTTGGACAGGGATAATGGCAGGGAAAGAGGTTCTTGAGAAGGGGTTGGGCTACTTGGTAGGAGATGGAGCTAGTATCAACGTATGGTCTAGCCCTTGGCTCTCCACTTCAAAACCGCTGACGCCCATTGGACCTCCAACAAGGACAAACCAGCACCTTAAAGTCCAAAACTTGCTATTACCGGACTCGAATGAATGGAATTTATCTTTGGTGCGGTTCCATTTACCTCATTATGAGGAAGTTATCAGGCAGCTAATCCCCAGTTCCAAAAAACCTCCTGATAAATTGGTGTGGTTAGGAGAGAGCAAAGGTAACTATACCACCAAGTCTGGCTATAGGATGACCAATCTAATAGAACATCAACCGAACCCGCTTGGGTTTGATTGGATCAAACATGTCTGGAAACTAGACGCTCCAGGAAAGATCCAACATTTCATTTGGAGAGCTCTGAACAGTGTCCTACCTGTCGCAGAGCTTCTGATCAGACGTGGAGTGGAAGTTGCTCATGCGTGTAAGGTTTGTGGGATGCTGGAAACTGTTGAACATGTTCTCATGCACTGTCCTTTTGCTCAACGAACATGGGAGCTCGCTCCAATCTTTCTCCCTGGCTCCCAAGCTCAGGCCTTCCCTTTGGGCACACTACAACACCTATTGTCCCTTATCCCCAAGGTCCTAAATCTCCCGCCGTCAGGTCTGTGTTGTTCCCCCCTGTCCCCTTGGATCATTTGGAACCTTTGGACAGCAAGGAACAAGAGACTGTTTGAGGATAAGCTATACACAGCGGAGGAGACTCTCTCCAAAGCAGTTCGAGATGCTAAAGAATGGGAAGCTGCTAAGACAAAACCAGAAACATTTGAACTCCCTTTGCGAAGCAATGCAGAAAAGATTGTGACTGAGGTTCCGACATGTTCGGTAGATGGGGCTTGGAATGTTGAGACTAAATGTGCTGGACTTGGTTGGTTTATACAGGATAAGAAGACCCATTTGGAGATCCAAGGCGCGGAGTCGCGCAGCTTTGTCGGATCAGCTCTAATAGCGGAGGCTCTAGCCATTCGGAAGGCGATGCAGGAAGCATCAAAAGAGGGGTTTTCAAGGCTCCAGATTCTATCGGACTCAAGcgtcctcatttctgccatgCGATCAGGGTCGGTGTTGAACGAGATAGCGGAACTTCTATGCGATATTAGTCACCTCATTCCTTTCTTCACatctctatcttttgttttaattccGCGCTCCGCAAACCTTGTAGCGGATAACCTTGCAAAAAATGCTCTCGCTTCTCTTATGTTGCAAAACAATATGTAAGCTTTTATTAGTTGAATGAAAAgctgttgaccaaaaaaaaaattgacctttctaataaataattagaaaaaactaaaatataagaatACAAAGAGACTGAAATTGTTTTCATCCTAAAATGACTTTTATTAGATATTTCATTTGATCATCTTTATATTCACCATCAcaatcatatattatatcaaaTCATTTCCATGGGAAACATTTACCTTTTTTATCAAGCTTGCATAGACCATCAGGTTTGATAGTCCAGTTACATTTATAACATTCATCTTGATCTCTCAAAGCATCAAATATATCAAACTGCTTGACCTGATTGTTCCAGTGGAAGCTGCAAAAGAACAGTGTTGATTTCCAGAGATTTGATTGAAATGTAAAGTGGTAATCTGTGTTGGCAGCCACCATGTGAACCCCCAAATCGTTATCTTTAGATTTGCAATGAACCGTAAGAAGTGGACCTCCAAGATTATTTGTCATTGTGACGGTGGTTTCGAGCCAAAACGGTGGTAGCTCATGACTCGGACCAAACAAAAGAACCATGATCAGAAAAGCAACATAAAGTTTTGGTGAATTTCTCATTGATGCAGGATTTATCAATAAGATTTGCTATATTGGTGTTGAATTTGTAGGAATTGGGAATGGCTCAACATATTCTTTCCATATATACATAGTGTTTTTGtagtaaataaacaatttttttcttaagatagtaataaattaattatattaccaatTGACCAATATGAACAAGCGAACgagtcaaaaaaaaatctcaaggaATTCTCTCGGCGTAATATAGCAGATTCCTTTTTTTGGGCTTTCTTCCCTGTTTGCTAAAATACTCTTTCAAGCAAAGTGGGGCCTTTGGTGGAAAAAACACGGTTCCT
The window above is part of the Brassica napus cultivar Da-Ae chromosome C8, Da-Ae, whole genome shotgun sequence genome. Proteins encoded here:
- the LOC106424271 gene encoding uncharacterized protein LOC106424271 — its product is MRNSDSLPRDDHAVSQRSATSRPSYPERRPYHDYARHQSSYDSRAVGRAQDRRPTFERRELRDRSSTHSSREYHLHGDRPQYSQSSRTPPPNPAREPMELPVIPERGEINSHSSERRSALERIERPHQESQRSGGLSTSLIARLQDVEVNYEQGDLRNKFNEGSAGSKHNQSPARDHPVSGQRVPATLRIGSPVGTKTKTNQASSSKKKAASKASAKKGTSANPAAQGKRATRAKVNRSPLQSTRLSKQMTARSTNPPRKKLCVERSGNEDLPDPQAQEPPTIVQVPATRKRRADFRPPQNPIP